The following are encoded in a window of Pyrenophora tritici-repentis strain M4 chromosome 6, whole genome shotgun sequence genomic DNA:
- a CDS encoding HET domain containing protein pin-c1, giving the protein MTLDYITRDSRQGPDGSLDHVVVRVELMHYVSEKVRNLRAFTIYTKSGKAFDRAVWSDNDPTDIKARSATIREWLTECKAHHSSCRKTLKSNTPLSARILAIQELGRDNYIVKLIPTDHIDLHNEPHLVLSHVWGGVEIACKTTGDKISLYQDIGINFAALPKTFQDAVRITAAIGFQYLWIDSLCIIQDDEEDWQRESAKMAAIFRAGTITLSATISENSHGGCGLTTTLAPAMRFRNISGRGPDFAAREIAAFGQSPTIVMKSELRHAPVNKRAWILQEKMLSQRILHAMESQFVWQCLGVTESEDGIAEVENQKGNGSIIAAWPDTDSTLQNTQLVGRHEINRRWWITVSDYSRRSLTKPIDRYAAMAGIVQLHQELYCDTSIVGLWENDLALHLSWDAYRPRNMTEALREPATRRPSWTWMSFQHGSVAIWPPIEWDDLRRKGQRVGDLGIVYQAQILQTNIIWSGRPLTSDPSGSTIRIRGIFLRMPRPKPVRAGVISPLHLDPGIPEEEGEYDTLALAAYVRSAALIHQSPFITTTYLVVKRTELYYQGGNQDEYMRIGRMELTESYNMNTHHVYQPRGVWKDIILV; this is encoded by the exons ATGACCCTTGACTACATCACAAGAGATTCTCGCCAAGGACCGGATGGGTCTCTGGACCACGTTGTTGTGCGTGTCGAGTTGATGCATTATGTTTCTGAGAAAGTTCGGAACCTCAGAGCATTCACAATTTACACAAAATCTG GAAAAGCATTTGATAGAGCAGTCTGGAGCGATAATGATCCCACTGACATCAAAGCACGTAGCGCAACGATTCGCGAGTGGCTAACAGAATGCAAGGCACATCATTCTAGCTGCCGGAAAACGTTGAAATCAAACACCCCTCTATCAGCGCGTATACTTGCCATTCAAGAGCTCGGACGCGACAATTACATCGTTAAACTTATCCCCACCGACCACATCGACTTGCATAATGAGCCACATTTAGTCCTTAGTCATGTATGGGGTGGCGTGGAAATCGCTTGTAAGACAACTGGAGACAAAATTTCACTATATCAAGATATCGGCATCAACTTTGCTGCATTACCCAAGACTTTCCAGGATGCCGTACGAATTACCGCTGCTATAGGCTTCCAATACCTTTGGATAGACAGTTTATGTATTATCCAGGATGACGAAGAGGACTGGCAGCGCGAAAGTGCCAAAATGGCAGCGATATTCCGTGCAGGCACAATTACACTTTCCGCAACCATCTCAGAAAATAGCCACGGAGGTTGTGGCCTGACGACCACACTTGCTCCAGCAATGCGTTTTCGCAACATTAGTGGAAGAGGCCCAGACTTTGCCGCTCGAGAAATAGCAGCATTTGGACAAAGTCCGACTATTGTCATGAAAAGCGAGTTGCGCCATGCACCGGTCAACAAACGGGCGTGGATATTACAAGAGAAGATGTTGTCACAAAGAATCCTCCATGCCATGGAATCCCAGTTTGTATGGCAATGCTTGGGGGTCACAGAAAGCGAGGACGGCATTGCAGAGGTAGAAAATCAAAAAGGCAACGGCTCTATAATCGCGGCCTGGCCCGATACCGACTCCACACTGCAAAATACCCAGCTCGTGGGCAGACACGAAATCAACCGGCGCTGGTGGATCACCGTATCAGATTACTCACGTCGTTCCCTTACTAAACCAATCGATCGATACGCCGCCATGGCCGGGATCGTGCAGCTGCACCAAGAGCTATACTGCGACACTTCCATCGTAGGACTCTGGGAAAATGATTTAGCTCTTCATTTGTCATGGGACGCATACCGGCCTCGCAATATGACCGAGGCCCTGCGGGAACCAGCGACGCGTCGCCCCAGCTGGACTTGGATGTCTTTCCAGCACGGCAGCGTCGCAATATGGCCACCAATTGAATGGGATGACCTGAGAAGAAAGGGACAGAGAGTAGGAGATCTTGGCATTGTTTACCAAGCCCAGATTTTGCAAACCAATATTATATGGAGCGGCCGGCCATTAACTTCTGACCCCAGCGGCAGCACGATCCGCATTCGGGGAATCTTTCTTCGCATGCCGCGACCCAAGCCGGTCAGAGCTGGTGTCATTAGTCCACTGCATCTCGATCCAGGCATACCTGAAGAAGAGGGTGAATACGATACGCTTGCCCTTGCCGCCTATGTACGCAGCGCAGCTCTGATTCATCAATCGCCGTTTATCACAACAACCTATTTGGTCGTTAAAAGAACGGAACTATATTATCAAGGAGGGAACCAGGATGAATATATGCGTATTGGACGAATGGAGTTGACAGAGAGTTATAATATGAATACGCATCATGTATATCAGCCTAGAGGCGTTTGGAAGGATATCATACTAGTTTAA
- a CDS encoding NIMA-interacting protein TinC yields MPQISDIWLPCLILLVFWARPTAAFGAGNIASLSSIEGQNWRHGDIEDTLLTLLISGQTGKKFSKMDVKRVYFGNWLRDYSQAVDVGTVKMVSAEAIRILLWVLGFMSFGYGTKEFEVTRDRLGCYRPEEHIDNPKDYADNIDARDYDRRLRAPIDERRELSIDERTGLKNYIASENVGITTSAGMVRDLLRRCIDLGQRSGGRGPDFYEALRLLGTATHCLEDYSAHSNYIELALIEMGEREIFPHVGRNALFEVGDARKQVYPIVTGTFGGVDFLHSVCGEITDKATQSELQELEGAMANAQRSENKSKIKELLAKLPPGIFGGKDEASKADELEDNANAAAMGNIRITPKEPEAFTEQIGELVKQIYPIMEFHDEIMQSIAEFIEKIPILPDLLEEVQNQVTVFVFSLLAPYVLPILSQVKAELETGSSEVIASSRDKQHIVFNDDDCTDPTHSMLSKDHFSNVLNEPAGQVASAVLSWAVPQIVQCWDGQADPEQTIDRIIQGVFHHPACVQASRDQSVVQGRHIMFGAVQRWWESKDEDARRTFRHQLSREGVENGQNHKENVQDKGHGCGKPLGMANNIGSSGGGGRGSSNPQIQQATDQVGKLAGEAVGGGALGGLVGGLVGGIGGSLLGGAFGDNEKKSRKQESYGQDGSYTQSYSETGRHQGSSHGDGDRYGRAEYENTQYPGGGRREEYSRQEQDERGGSYSYQQTVQTSSYSGAGGYERREERRVQHGDEWRSEETREGFDRSGEYYSEEKERRGKSKKHSDNDSEDSGGEDSYEKRMKKERKKREKEEKEEKKHRKHKKHDDDSDDDADKRRSGSGEHRRRSRSREHGHEHRRKKSGSRSPQRQTGGYSQGYGQEQGYSRQESSRYERQEYGGDSGGYGRQQPQYGADSYSTGGYGREEESGYGRQSSGGYGRSEGLEYGGERSDQSYGASGVPGGFGEEPRSHGRRRDEEDEYGERRQEYGSGGYGEQGYGRRY; encoded by the exons ATGCCGCAAATCAGCGACATCTGGCTACCATGCCTCATTCTGCTCGTGTTCTGGGCACGCCCCACTGCAGCTTTTGGTGCGGGTAACATTGCCAGCTTGAGCTCAATCGAGGGACAGAACTGGCGCCATGGAGACATTGAAGATACGCTCCTTACGCTGCTCATCAGCGGTCAGACTGGCAAGAAATTCAGCAAAATGGACGTCAAGCGCGTCTACTTTGGCAACTGGCTTCGCGACTACTCACAGGCCGTCGATGTCGGCACAGTCAAGATGGTATCTGCAGAGGCTATCCGTATCCTGCTCTGGGTTCTCGGATTCATGAGCTTTGGATATGGTACCAAGGAATTTGAAGTTACCCGTGACCGCCTGGGCTGCTACAGGCCAGAAGAGCATATTGACAACCCCAAA GACTACGCCGACAACATCGATGCCCGCGATTACGATCGTCGCCTACGAGCCCCCATTGACGAACGTCGCGAACTCAGCATTGACGAACGAACCGGTCTGAAGAACTATATTGCATCAGAGAACGTGGGCATTACAACATCGGCTGGAATGGTCCGCGATCTGCTCAGGCGCTGCATCGACCTCGGTCAACGCTCAGGCGGACGTGGTCCTGACTTTTACGAAGCTCTTCGTCTTCTCGGTACTGCGACGCACTGTCTCGAGGACTACTCCGCTCACTCCAACTACATTGAGCTTGCCTTGATCGAAATGGGAGAAAGAGAAATCTTCCCCCATGTCGGTCGAAATGCTCTCTTTGAAGTCGGAGATGCCAGGAAGCAGGTATACCCCATTGTGACTGGTACCTTTGGCGGTGTCGACTTTTTGCACTCAGTGTGCGGAGAAATTACCGACAAGGCCACGCAATCTGAACTTCAAGAGCTCGAAGGTGCTATGGCGAACGCTCAGAGAAGCGAAAATAAGAGCAAGATCAAGGAACTCCTCGCTAAGCTTCCACCTGGCATCTTTGGTGGTAAAGATGAGGCTAGCAAGGCCGACGAGCTCGAGGACAACGCCAACGCTGCTGCTATGGGCAATATTCGCATCACTCCAAAAGAGCCCGAGGCCTTTACTGAGCAGATTGGAGAGCTTGTCAAGCAGATCTACCCCATTATGGAGTTCCACGATGAGATCATGCAGTCTATTGCTGAGTTCATCGAAAAAATTCCCATCCTGCCAGATCTACTCGAAGAAGTCCAAAACCAAGTCACTGTCTTCGTATTCAGTCTTCTCGCACCCTATGTTCTGCCCATTCTCAGTCAAGTCAAGGCTGAGCTCGAAACTGGATCCAGCGAAGTCATTGCGAGCTCCCGCGACAAGCAGCATATCGTCTTCAACGATGACGATTGCACCGATCCTACACACAGTATGCTTTCCAAGGACCACTTCTCCAACGTCCTCAACGAGCCCGCTGGACAAGTCGCTTCGGCTGTCTTGAGCTGGGCCGTTCCACAGATTGTGCAATGCTGGGACGGTCAAGCAGACCCTGAGCAAACTATCGACCGTATCATACAGGGCGTGTTCCACCACCCTGCTTGCGTTCAGGCATCTAGAGATCAATCAGTCGTACAAGGTCGCCACATCATGTTTGGTGCAGTCCAACGGTGGTGGGAATCCAAAGATGAAGACGCAAGGAGGACGTTCCGCCATCAGCTCAGTCGTGAGGGCGTTGAGAATGGCCAGAATCACAAAGAGAACGTTCAAGATAAGGGCCATGGTTGCGGTAAACCCTTAGGCATGGCCAACAACATCGGTTCTTCTGGAGGTGGAGGCAGAGGCAGCAGTAACCCCCAAATCCAGCAAGCCACTGATCAAGTTGGTAAGCTTGCTGGTGAAGCTGTTGGTGGCGGCGCTTTGGGTGGGCTCGTCGGAGGCCTTGTTGGAGGCATCGGCGGCTCCCTACTTGGAGGTGCTTTTGGTGATAACGAGAAGAAGAGCCGCAAACAAGAGAGTTACGGTCAGGACGGCTCCTACACGCAGTCATACTCGGAGACTGGTCGCCATCAGGGATCTTCACATGGTGATGGCGATCGTTATGGCCGTGCTGAGTACGAGAATACTCAGTACCCCGGCGGCGGACGTCGTGAGGAGTACTCCCGCCAAGAGCAGGACGAGCGTGGTGGATCCTACAGCTACCAACAAACAGTTCAGACCTCCAGCTACAGTGGCGCTGGTGGATATGAACGTCGCGAGGAACGTCGCGTACAGCATGGTGATGAGTGGCGCTCTGAGGAGACGCGCGAAGGCTTCGATCGGTCAGGGGAGTACTACTCGGAGGAGAAGGA ACGCCGCGGTAAGTCCAAAAAGCACTCCGATAACGATTCGGAGGATTCGGGCGGCGAGGATTCCTACGAGAAGCGCATGAAGAAGGAACGCAAGAAGCGTGAGAAGGAGGAaaaggaggagaagaaacACAGAAAACACAAAAAGCACGATGACGACTCGGATGATGATGCTGACAAGCGTCGTTCAGGTTCGGGTGAACACAGGCGTCGCTCTCGCTCTCGCGAACATGGGCACGAGCATCGTCGCAAGAAGAGCGGCAGCCGGTCACCCCAGCGCCAGACTGGAGGCTACTCGCAAGGCTATGGCCAAGAACAGGGATATAGTCGTCAAGAATCTTCCAGGTATGAACGCCAGGAGTATGGCGGTGACTCTGGAGGCTACGGTCGTCAGCAACCACAATACGGTGCTGACTCTTATAGCACTGGTGGATATGGCCGTGAAGAGGAATCAGGCTACGGCCGCCAGAG TTCCGGTGGGTACGGTCGTTCAGAAGGCCTAGAATACGGAGGTGAGCGATCAGACCAGTCTTATGGCGCTTCCGGCGTTCCCGGAGGGTTCGGCGAAGAGCCTCGTAGCCATGGTCGCCGCCgtgacgaagaagatgagtATGGCGAGAGGAGGCAAGAGTATGGCTCAGGTGGATATGGCGAGCAGGGCTATGGGAGACGCTACTAG